From the genome of Amycolatopsis sp. NBC_01488, one region includes:
- a CDS encoding NAD(P)(+) transhydrogenase (Re/Si-specific) subunit beta, which translates to MTDFIAILYVIAFALFIYGLMGLTGPRTAVRGNWIAAVGMGIAVIATLLTPGMGNWLLIVLGVGIGAVVGVPSARKVKMTAMPQMVALFNGVGGGAVALIAWVEFNSTDGYAHEPTYIAIASLFAAIIGSISFWGSNVAFGKLQELISGRPITMGKLQQPVNALLLLIALVCAVVIVTGGDNELLIIGLLVAAGILGLTVVLPIGGADMPVVISLLNAFTGLSAAAMGLALDNTALIVAGMIVGASGSILTNLMAKAMNRSIPAIVAGGFGGGPAVAAGSGTKEARPVRSTSAADTAIQMAYASKVVVVPGYGMAVAQAQHTVREMAKLLEKKGITVEYAIHPVAGRMPGHMNVLLAEADVPYEQLKEMDEINSEFAQTDVALVIGANDVTNPAAQTDPSSPIYGMPILKVNESRSVIVLKRGMSSGFAGIDNDLFYDPKTSMLFGDAKSSVGEIVEELKAL; encoded by the coding sequence GTGACCGACTTCATCGCGATCCTCTACGTCATCGCGTTCGCCCTCTTCATCTACGGCCTGATGGGCCTGACCGGCCCGCGCACCGCCGTCCGCGGCAACTGGATCGCCGCGGTCGGCATGGGCATCGCCGTGATCGCCACCCTGCTCACCCCGGGCATGGGCAACTGGCTGCTCATCGTGCTGGGCGTCGGGATCGGGGCCGTCGTCGGCGTGCCGTCCGCGCGCAAGGTCAAGATGACCGCGATGCCGCAGATGGTGGCGCTGTTCAACGGCGTCGGCGGCGGCGCGGTCGCGCTCATCGCCTGGGTCGAGTTCAACTCCACCGACGGCTACGCGCACGAACCCACCTACATCGCGATCGCGTCCCTGTTCGCCGCGATCATCGGCTCGATCTCCTTCTGGGGCTCGAACGTGGCGTTCGGCAAGCTCCAGGAGCTGATCAGCGGCCGCCCGATCACCATGGGCAAGCTGCAGCAGCCGGTCAACGCGCTGCTCCTGCTGATCGCGCTGGTCTGCGCCGTCGTCATCGTCACCGGCGGCGACAACGAGCTGCTGATCATCGGGCTGCTCGTCGCGGCGGGCATCCTCGGCCTCACCGTCGTGCTGCCGATCGGCGGCGCGGACATGCCGGTGGTCATCTCGCTGCTCAACGCCTTCACCGGGCTGTCGGCCGCGGCGATGGGCCTCGCGCTCGACAACACGGCGCTGATCGTGGCCGGCATGATCGTCGGCGCGTCCGGTTCCATCCTGACCAATCTGATGGCCAAGGCGATGAACCGGTCCATCCCGGCGATCGTCGCGGGCGGCTTCGGCGGCGGGCCGGCGGTCGCGGCCGGCAGCGGGACCAAGGAAGCGCGCCCGGTGCGTTCGACGAGCGCGGCCGACACCGCGATCCAGATGGCGTACGCGAGCAAGGTCGTCGTGGTGCCCGGCTACGGCATGGCCGTGGCGCAGGCGCAGCACACCGTCCGCGAGATGGCGAAGCTGCTGGAGAAGAAGGGGATCACGGTCGAGTACGCGATCCACCCGGTCGCGGGGCGGATGCCCGGGCACATGAACGTGCTGCTCGCCGAGGCCGACGTGCCGTACGAGCAGCTCAAGGAGATGGACGAGATCAACTCCGAGTTCGCCCAGACCGACGTCGCGCTGGTGATCGGCGCGAACGACGTCACGAACCCGGCCGCGCAGACCGACCCGAGCTCGCCGATCTACGGGATGCCGATCCTCAAGGTCAACGAGAGCCGGTCCGTGATCGTCTTGAAACGCGGGATGAGCTCCGGCTTCGCCGGCATCGACAACGACCTGTTCTACGATCCGAAGACCAGCATGCTCTTCGGGGACGCCAAGTCGTCGGTGGGCGAGATCGTGGAGGAACTCAAGGCGCTATGA
- a CDS encoding NAD(P) transhydrogenase subunit alpha yields MSPLVQNLAVLVLAGFVGFAVISKVPNTLHTPLMSGTNAIHGIVLLGGLVVLGLGVDGVFNKILLVIAIAFGTINVVGGFLVTDRMLSMFKGKKPAPAEEDEK; encoded by the coding sequence GTGAGCCCACTCGTGCAGAACCTGGCGGTGCTCGTGCTCGCCGGGTTCGTCGGCTTCGCCGTCATCTCGAAGGTGCCCAACACCCTGCACACCCCGCTGATGTCCGGCACCAACGCCATCCACGGCATCGTGCTGCTCGGCGGCCTGGTCGTGCTCGGCCTCGGCGTCGACGGCGTCTTCAACAAGATCCTGCTCGTGATCGCGATCGCCTTCGGCACGATCAACGTCGTCGGCGGGTTCCTGGTCACCGACCGGATGCTGTCGATGTTCAAGGGCAAGAAACCCGCTCCGGCCGAGGAGGACGAGAAGTGA
- a CDS encoding Re/Si-specific NAD(P)(+) transhydrogenase subunit alpha: MADSEQHQQLTVGVVTESRPGERRVAMVPKLVGRLAQRGLRVLVEPGAGSRAHLSDDAFTQAGAELGDAWGADIVVKVNPPAPEEVAKLARGTVLVGFLDPRGNPEGLAKLEEAGLRAFAMEAIPRISRAQAMDALSSQASIGGYRAVLLAAQKLPRFFPMLTTAAGTVPPAKVLVLGAGVAGLQALATAKRLGAQTTGYDVRPEVGEQVKSLGAQFLDLGIEAVGEGGYARELTPEEREEQQRRLTEAITKFDVVITTALVPGRKAPTLVTADAVKGMPAGSVVVDLAGETGGNCELTKPGEDVVEHDVTISSPLNLPAEMPSHASELYARNVVELLELLVTKEGALELNFEDEIVAGACVAGREGSSS, encoded by the coding sequence GTGGCCGACAGCGAACAGCATCAGCAGCTCACCGTGGGTGTGGTGACCGAGTCACGCCCCGGGGAGCGCCGGGTGGCGATGGTGCCCAAACTGGTCGGGCGGCTCGCGCAACGCGGGTTGCGCGTCCTGGTCGAACCGGGCGCCGGATCCCGCGCGCACCTGAGTGACGACGCGTTCACCCAGGCGGGCGCCGAACTCGGCGACGCGTGGGGCGCGGACATCGTCGTGAAGGTGAACCCGCCCGCGCCCGAAGAAGTCGCGAAGCTGGCCCGGGGCACCGTCCTCGTCGGCTTCCTCGACCCGCGCGGCAACCCGGAGGGGCTCGCGAAGCTCGAAGAAGCGGGCCTGCGGGCGTTCGCGATGGAGGCGATCCCGCGGATCTCCCGGGCCCAGGCGATGGACGCGCTGTCGTCGCAGGCCAGCATCGGCGGCTACCGCGCCGTGCTGCTCGCGGCGCAGAAGCTGCCGCGCTTCTTCCCGATGCTCACCACCGCGGCGGGCACCGTGCCACCGGCGAAGGTGCTGGTGCTCGGCGCCGGCGTCGCCGGCCTGCAGGCGCTGGCCACGGCGAAGCGGCTCGGCGCGCAGACCACCGGCTACGACGTCCGGCCCGAGGTCGGCGAGCAGGTCAAGTCGCTCGGCGCGCAGTTCCTGGACCTCGGCATCGAGGCGGTCGGCGAAGGCGGGTACGCCCGCGAGCTGACGCCGGAGGAGCGCGAGGAGCAGCAGCGCCGGCTCACCGAGGCCATCACGAAGTTCGACGTCGTGATCACCACGGCGCTGGTGCCGGGCCGCAAGGCGCCGACGTTGGTCACCGCCGACGCCGTGAAGGGCATGCCCGCCGGCTCGGTCGTGGTCGACCTCGCGGGCGAGACCGGCGGCAACTGCGAGCTGACCAAGCCGGGCGAGGACGTCGTGGAGCACGACGTCACCATCTCCTCCCCCCTGAACCTGCCCGCCGAAATGCCTTCGCACGCCAGCGAGCTGTACGCGCGCAACGTCGTCGAGCTGCTGGAGCTGCTCGTGACGAAGGAAGGCGCGCTGGAGCTGAACTTCGAAGACGAAATCGTCGCCGGTGCCTGCGTGGCCGGGCGCGAAGGGAGTTCGTCGTGA
- a CDS encoding TetR family transcriptional regulator yields MSNAVDIRTLVDVSEEPVTRQERKQRTRQALLDAALDLLAERPFATLSLREVAKGAGLVPTAFYRHFASMEELGVALVEEATRTLRGMMRSARTDPDTYQGMISASVATVHQFVRANEDHFRFLTRERYGGGPLARSIAVELRMFAGDLAIDLARFAPLRAWSTEDLHMLADLIVSVMITTTVELLEARPGEDPKITGTAEKRLRLILLGIPHWKTS; encoded by the coding sequence GTGAGCAACGCGGTGGACATCCGTACGCTGGTGGACGTGTCGGAAGAGCCGGTGACCCGCCAGGAGCGCAAACAGCGCACGCGCCAGGCGCTGCTGGACGCTGCCCTGGACCTGCTGGCCGAACGTCCGTTCGCGACGCTCTCCCTCCGCGAGGTCGCGAAGGGTGCCGGGCTCGTGCCGACGGCGTTCTACCGGCACTTCGCCTCGATGGAGGAACTCGGCGTCGCGCTCGTCGAAGAAGCGACGCGCACGCTGCGCGGCATGATGCGCTCGGCGCGCACCGATCCCGACACCTACCAGGGGATGATCAGTGCCTCGGTGGCCACGGTGCACCAATTCGTCCGGGCGAACGAGGACCATTTCCGGTTCCTGACGCGCGAGCGCTACGGCGGCGGCCCGCTCGCCCGGTCCATCGCCGTCGAACTGCGGATGTTCGCCGGCGACCTCGCGATCGACCTCGCCCGGTTCGCGCCGCTGCGCGCGTGGAGCACCGAGGACCTGCACATGCTGGCCGACTTGATCGTTTCCGTGATGATCACGACGACGGTCGAACTGCTGGAAGCCCGGCCCGGTGAAGATCCGAAAATCACCGGAACGGCGGAAAAACGGCTGCGCCTGATCCTGCTCGGCATCCCCCACTGGAAAACGAGCTGA
- a CDS encoding ferredoxin reductase: MTALIPRRVRSLASLAEALLTPHGMDRYLELVDPMLVRREIRGLVTAVRKQTPDSVTLTVKPSRAWPGFTAGQYVRLQVEIDGVRRTRCYSPCGSQYDGELEFTVKEQGLVSGHLNRALGAGSVVHLSTPDGSFTLPAVRPDRVLLISGGSGVTPVLAMARTLIDEGHAGEIVFLHYSNGPADALYRTELAELAARHPGLKVVHAYTHTEGGDLHGFFSPEHLSRVAPWHADAEAFVCGPKPLMDAVREQLGERVHTEEFTPPALTFDTANAEGQVRFKRSGRECANSGKPLLEQAEEAGLSPEHGCRMGICFSCTQRKTAGRVRNARTGEVSGDEDEEIQLCISVPVGDVEIDA; the protein is encoded by the coding sequence ATGACGGCGCTCATCCCCCGGCGGGTGCGCAGCCTCGCCTCGCTGGCCGAGGCGCTGCTGACGCCGCACGGGATGGACCGCTACCTGGAGCTCGTCGACCCGATGCTGGTGCGCCGCGAGATCCGCGGCCTGGTCACGGCGGTGCGCAAGCAGACGCCGGACAGCGTCACCCTCACCGTCAAGCCCAGCCGCGCGTGGCCCGGCTTCACCGCCGGGCAGTACGTCCGCCTGCAGGTGGAGATCGACGGCGTCCGCCGCACGCGCTGCTATTCGCCGTGCGGCTCGCAGTACGACGGCGAACTCGAGTTCACGGTCAAGGAGCAGGGCCTGGTGTCCGGGCACCTGAACCGCGCGCTCGGCGCCGGCTCGGTCGTCCATCTGTCCACTCCGGACGGAAGCTTCACGCTGCCCGCCGTCCGGCCGGACCGCGTACTGCTGATCAGCGGCGGCAGCGGTGTCACGCCGGTGCTCGCCATGGCCCGCACCCTGATTGACGAGGGCCACGCCGGCGAGATCGTGTTCCTGCACTACTCGAACGGCCCGGCCGACGCGCTCTACCGCACCGAACTGGCCGAACTCGCGGCCCGGCACCCCGGGCTGAAGGTCGTGCACGCCTACACGCACACCGAGGGCGGGGACCTGCACGGGTTCTTTTCGCCGGAGCACCTGTCGCGGGTCGCACCGTGGCACGCCGACGCGGAAGCGTTCGTCTGCGGCCCGAAGCCGCTGATGGACGCCGTGCGCGAACAGCTCGGTGAACGTGTGCACACCGAAGAGTTCACGCCGCCGGCGTTGACCTTCGACACGGCGAACGCCGAAGGCCAGGTGCGCTTCAAGCGCAGCGGGCGGGAGTGCGCCAACTCGGGGAAGCCGTTGCTGGAGCAGGCCGAGGAAGCGGGCCTGTCGCCGGAGCACGGCTGCCGGATGGGCATCTGCTTCTCCTGCACCCAGCGCAAGACCGCCGGCCGCGTCCGCAACGCTCGCACCGGCGAGGTTTCCGGCGACGAAGACGAAGAAATCCAGCTCTGCATCTCCGTCCCGGTCGGGGACGTCGAGATCGACGCTTAG
- a CDS encoding fatty acid desaturase family protein — MTGLQDRLTPEQVEEFGRELDALRQRIVDDLGQEDVDYIHTVIKTQRGLEVAGRALLFAGFFPPAWLAGVGALSVAKILDNMEIGHNVMHGQYDWTRDPALSSQRFEWDTVAPAENWRHSHNYIHHTYTNIVDKDRDVGYGILRMDTAQKWHPYYLGNPVYATLLALFFQWGVMLHDLEVENVVKGERSWADNVPVLRRILRKAGRQVGKDYVLFPLLTGPLAPLTFLGNATANLTRNLWAFAIIFCGHFPADVESFSEEETASESRGQWYLRQILGSANISGGPLFHIMSGNLSHQIEHHLFPDIPARRYPQIAGEVRAICEKYGLPYHTGPLHRQLWSVAKKIVKLALPFPPSSPSPTTVEPDRQLRAA, encoded by the coding sequence ATGACCGGTCTGCAGGACCGCCTGACCCCGGAACAGGTCGAGGAGTTCGGCCGCGAGCTCGACGCGCTGCGGCAGCGGATCGTCGACGACCTGGGCCAGGAGGACGTCGACTACATCCACACCGTCATCAAAACGCAGCGCGGCCTGGAGGTCGCCGGGCGGGCGCTGCTGTTCGCCGGGTTCTTCCCGCCCGCGTGGCTCGCCGGCGTCGGCGCGCTGTCGGTGGCCAAGATCCTGGACAACATGGAGATCGGCCACAACGTCATGCACGGCCAGTACGACTGGACGCGCGACCCGGCGCTGAGCTCGCAGCGCTTCGAGTGGGACACCGTGGCGCCGGCGGAGAACTGGCGGCACTCGCACAACTACATCCACCACACGTACACGAACATCGTCGACAAGGACCGCGACGTCGGGTACGGGATCCTGCGGATGGACACCGCCCAGAAGTGGCACCCGTACTACCTGGGCAACCCGGTGTACGCGACGCTGCTCGCGCTGTTCTTCCAGTGGGGCGTGATGCTGCACGACCTCGAGGTCGAGAACGTCGTCAAGGGCGAGCGGTCGTGGGCCGACAACGTGCCGGTGCTGCGCCGCATCCTGCGGAAGGCCGGACGTCAGGTGGGCAAGGACTACGTCCTGTTCCCGCTGCTGACCGGCCCGCTGGCCCCGCTGACGTTCCTCGGCAACGCGACGGCGAACCTGACGCGCAACCTGTGGGCGTTCGCGATCATCTTCTGCGGCCACTTCCCCGCCGACGTCGAGAGCTTCAGCGAGGAGGAGACGGCTTCGGAATCGCGCGGGCAGTGGTACCTGCGCCAGATCCTCGGCTCGGCGAACATCTCCGGCGGCCCGCTGTTCCACATCATGAGCGGCAACCTGTCGCACCAGATCGAGCACCACCTGTTCCCGGACATCCCGGCGCGCCGCTACCCGCAGATCGCCGGCGAGGTGCGGGCGATTTGCGAGAAGTACGGCCTGCCGTACCACACGGGACCGCTGCACAGGCAGCTCTGGTCGGTGGCGAAGAAGATCGTGAAGCTGGCTCTCCCGTTCCCGCCGAGTTCGCCTTCGCCGACTACCGTGGAACCCGACCGGCAGCTCCGAGCAGCGTGA
- a CDS encoding sensor histidine kinase, with translation MGTRPPPGETGSVTSYDLPAPHPLRRVFGPLASRDFWAEYLWLWLSAPLTVFALLSFLVFLALGLWLTPVLLGFLVLAGALLYARGLGAVHRGLAKALLGVSVPVPRRPELKPGLWAWVKARVGDPAGWRAAGYLLLRLPLTLAGLFTVSAASVYGLAATTYSFLWFPLRETRMPVFGIHADGWPGALAWTASGVLVLVVLPWVTHAFVALDRLLVVGLLGTRVLSERVRDLEASRATAVEDAALRLRRIERDLHDGAQAQLVALAMKLGLAKDELEDVDLPQVKELVAAAHANAKQALTELRDLARGIHPAALDAGLDIALATLVATSGMDALVTVDLPRRPPPSVETIVYFSAAELLTNAAKHGGPTDVEVTEEHDVLWLRVRDRGSGGARLVPGGGLAGVAERLRTVDGELAVTSPPGGPTEVTARVPLPSDGPG, from the coding sequence ATGGGCACGCGCCCCCCACCGGGCGAAACTGGCTCCGTGACCAGCTACGACCTGCCCGCTCCCCACCCCCTGCGCCGCGTCTTCGGGCCGCTGGCTTCGCGGGACTTCTGGGCCGAGTACCTCTGGCTCTGGCTCTCCGCCCCGCTGACCGTCTTCGCTCTCCTCAGCTTCCTCGTCTTCCTCGCGCTCGGCCTCTGGCTGACGCCGGTCCTGCTCGGCTTCCTCGTCCTCGCCGGCGCGCTGCTCTACGCCCGCGGCCTCGGCGCCGTGCACCGGGGGCTGGCGAAAGCGCTCCTCGGCGTCAGCGTGCCCGTGCCGCGGCGGCCCGAGCTCAAGCCCGGGCTGTGGGCCTGGGTCAAGGCCCGCGTCGGCGATCCGGCGGGCTGGCGCGCCGCCGGGTACCTGCTGCTGCGGCTGCCGCTGACCCTCGCCGGGCTGTTCACCGTCTCCGCCGCGAGCGTCTACGGCCTCGCCGCGACCACCTACTCCTTCCTCTGGTTCCCGCTCCGCGAGACGCGGATGCCGGTCTTCGGCATCCACGCGGACGGCTGGCCGGGCGCGCTGGCCTGGACGGCGTCCGGGGTGCTGGTACTCGTGGTGCTGCCATGGGTGACGCACGCCTTCGTCGCGCTCGACCGGCTGCTGGTCGTCGGCCTGCTCGGTACACGGGTGCTCTCCGAACGCGTCCGCGACCTCGAAGCGAGCCGCGCGACCGCGGTGGAGGACGCCGCGCTGCGGCTGCGGCGCATCGAGCGCGACCTGCACGACGGCGCGCAGGCCCAGCTCGTCGCCCTCGCGATGAAGCTCGGGCTGGCCAAGGACGAGCTCGAGGACGTCGACCTTCCGCAGGTCAAGGAGCTGGTCGCGGCGGCGCACGCGAACGCCAAGCAGGCGCTGACCGAGCTGCGCGACCTCGCCCGCGGCATCCACCCCGCCGCCCTCGACGCGGGGCTCGACATCGCCCTCGCCACCCTCGTCGCGACGTCCGGGATGGACGCGCTGGTCACCGTCGACCTGCCGCGCCGGCCGCCGCCGTCGGTGGAGACGATCGTCTACTTCAGCGCCGCCGAGCTGCTCACGAACGCCGCGAAGCACGGCGGGCCGACCGACGTCGAAGTCACCGAGGAGCACGACGTCCTGTGGCTCCGGGTGCGTGACCGCGGTTCCGGCGGCGCCCGGCTGGTCCCCGGTGGCGGCCTGGCGGGCGTCGCCGAACGGCTGCGGACGGTCGACGGCGAGCTGGCCGTCACGAGCCCGCCGGGCGGCCCGACCGAGGTGACCGCGCGGGTACCACTGCCTTCCGACGGCCCGGGGTGA
- a CDS encoding response regulator transcription factor: MRIVIAEDSTILRQGLAELLTFRGHEVVAAVKDADALRAAVEGHTPDVSIVDIRMPPTHTDEGLRAAISLRRESPGRAILLFSQYVETKYAAQLLADRAGGVGYLLKDRVAEVSDFLDALRRVADGETVLDPEVVSQLFAATRQTDALGGLTPREREVLGLMAEGRSNSAIAAKLFLSAGSVEKYVTSIFGKLGLPPSEGDNRRVLAVLRYLDS, translated from the coding sequence ATGCGGATCGTCATCGCGGAGGACTCCACCATCCTGCGCCAGGGCCTCGCCGAGCTGCTGACCTTCCGCGGCCACGAGGTCGTCGCCGCGGTGAAGGACGCCGACGCGCTGCGGGCCGCCGTCGAAGGCCACACCCCCGATGTGTCCATTGTGGACATCCGGATGCCGCCGACGCACACCGACGAGGGCCTGCGGGCGGCGATTTCCCTGCGTCGCGAATCGCCCGGCCGCGCGATCCTGCTGTTCTCCCAGTACGTCGAGACGAAGTACGCGGCCCAGCTGCTGGCCGACCGCGCAGGCGGCGTCGGCTACCTGCTCAAGGACCGCGTCGCCGAGGTGTCGGACTTCCTCGACGCGCTGCGCCGGGTGGCGGACGGCGAGACGGTGCTCGACCCCGAGGTCGTCAGCCAGCTGTTCGCCGCGACGCGCCAGACCGACGCGCTCGGCGGGCTCACCCCGCGTGAACGCGAGGTCCTGGGCCTGATGGCGGAAGGCCGGTCGAACTCCGCGATCGCCGCGAAGCTGTTCCTTTCGGCCGGCTCGGTCGAAAAGTACGTGACGTCGATCTTCGGCAAGCTCGGCCTGCCACCGTCCGAAGGGGACAATCGCCGGGTGCTGGCGGTGCTGCGCTACCTGGACTCCTGA
- a CDS encoding secondary thiamine-phosphate synthase enzyme YjbQ → MYSTEIEVRTGAEAVVHDLTHEAESFLRDADATDGLLHVWVPHATAGLAILETGAGSDEDLLTALDELLPRDGRWRHRHGSPGHGRDHVLPALVPPYATIPVLGGVLALGTWQSICLVDTNLDNPVRKVRFSLLAG, encoded by the coding sequence ATGTACTCCACCGAGATCGAGGTCCGCACCGGCGCCGAGGCCGTCGTCCACGACCTCACCCACGAGGCCGAGTCGTTCCTGCGCGACGCCGACGCGACCGACGGGCTGCTGCACGTCTGGGTCCCGCACGCCACCGCCGGGCTGGCGATTCTGGAGACCGGCGCCGGCAGCGACGAGGACCTGCTCACCGCGCTCGACGAGCTGCTCCCCCGCGACGGCCGCTGGCGGCACCGGCACGGGAGCCCGGGCCACGGCCGTGACCACGTGCTCCCGGCGCTGGTGCCGCCCTACGCGACGATCCCGGTGCTCGGCGGCGTCCTCGCGCTCGGCACCTGGCAGTCGATCTGCCTAGTGGACACCAACCTCGACAACCCGGTCCGCAAGGTGCGGTTCAGCCTCCTGGCGGGCTGA
- a CDS encoding ABC transporter permease: MTGPVRRPAGALALVAAVAGALVAVVLGFLTFGAQATAAPDGVPVAVAAPPEVAQRIVAHGGGQLAWTVTDPAAARKLLEDKKVYGVLELAPGPSATVVTSGAVNPAGTQVAQQALTAGAAALGGTPKQEVLHPVSVAGRTAPLAASALAWIGALAAGLALTQLAKRTGRTVGAGARLLQVAGAGVLVTSAVAGFFALWDSALPLTFDVLGFVFLAATAFAALQAGLLRLLGLRAMAVLGPLYLVAPAVAGQVPELLNPAYRTLLWSWTPFRFSAEGLRSLLQGVPDAPDVTTGVWVLGALLAAGLLLAVWPGRSARQEAEPHLADRVVEVGVH; this comes from the coding sequence ATGACCGGTCCTGTCCGGCGCCCCGCCGGGGCGCTCGCCCTGGTCGCCGCCGTGGCCGGCGCGCTGGTGGCCGTGGTGCTCGGGTTCCTCACCTTCGGTGCGCAGGCCACGGCCGCGCCGGACGGCGTCCCGGTCGCGGTCGCCGCGCCACCCGAAGTCGCGCAGCGCATCGTGGCGCACGGTGGCGGCCAGCTCGCCTGGACCGTCACGGATCCGGCCGCCGCGCGGAAGTTGCTGGAGGACAAGAAGGTCTACGGCGTGCTCGAACTCGCACCCGGGCCGTCCGCGACCGTCGTGACGTCAGGCGCGGTCAACCCGGCGGGCACCCAGGTCGCGCAGCAGGCGCTCACCGCGGGCGCGGCCGCGCTCGGCGGCACGCCGAAGCAGGAGGTGCTGCACCCGGTGAGCGTCGCCGGGCGGACCGCGCCGCTGGCCGCGTCCGCGCTGGCCTGGATCGGCGCGCTCGCCGCGGGGCTCGCGCTGACGCAGCTGGCCAAGCGCACCGGCCGCACGGTCGGCGCGGGGGCGCGGCTCCTGCAGGTCGCCGGGGCCGGCGTGCTCGTCACGTCCGCGGTGGCCGGGTTCTTCGCGCTCTGGGATTCCGCGCTGCCGCTGACCTTCGACGTCCTCGGGTTCGTCTTCCTCGCCGCCACGGCGTTCGCTGCCCTGCAAGCCGGGCTCCTGCGTCTGCTCGGCCTGCGGGCGATGGCCGTCCTCGGTCCGTTGTACCTGGTCGCGCCCGCGGTCGCCGGGCAGGTGCCGGAGCTGCTGAACCCGGCCTACCGCACGCTGCTGTGGTCGTGGACGCCGTTCCGGTTCTCGGCCGAAGGCCTGCGCAGCCTGCTCCAGGGCGTGCCGGACGCGCCCGACGTCACGACCGGCGTCTGGGTGCTCGGCGCGCTGCTGGCCGCCGGGCTGCTGCTCGCGGTGTGGCCCGGCCGGTCAGCCCGCCAGGAGGCTGAACCGCACCTTGCGGACCGGGTTGTCGAGGTTGGTGTCCACTAG
- a CDS encoding HAD family hydrolase, translating into MTKKRLVLWDIDHTLVDFAGLGAAWYAAAFTAATGATLRVDPVFGGRTELATTTELLTANGIEPAPDTIQALFKALVAESERAVHRFAAEARALPGATEALTSFAGDDGVVQSLVTGNLPEISRHKLAAFGLHEHLDLAIGGYGTLSVHRPDLVPHAVGLAAAKHGTRFDAAAVVVVGDTPNDVQAALAHGAVSIAVATGLYSAGELRAAGAHIVLPDLADTDAVRTAVFS; encoded by the coding sequence GTGACGAAGAAGCGGCTGGTGCTCTGGGACATCGACCACACGCTGGTGGACTTCGCCGGGCTGGGCGCGGCCTGGTACGCGGCCGCGTTCACCGCCGCGACCGGAGCGACCTTGCGCGTCGACCCCGTGTTCGGCGGCCGCACCGAACTGGCGACCACCACCGAACTGCTCACCGCGAACGGCATCGAACCCGCGCCCGACACGATCCAGGCGCTGTTCAAGGCCCTGGTGGCGGAGTCCGAACGCGCGGTGCACCGCTTCGCGGCGGAAGCCCGCGCGCTGCCGGGCGCGACCGAAGCGCTGACCTCGTTCGCCGGGGACGACGGCGTCGTCCAGTCGCTCGTCACCGGCAACCTGCCGGAGATTTCGCGGCACAAGCTCGCCGCATTCGGCCTGCACGAACACCTCGACCTGGCCATCGGCGGCTACGGCACGCTCTCGGTGCACCGCCCCGACCTGGTCCCGCACGCGGTGGGGCTGGCGGCGGCCAAGCACGGCACCCGGTTCGACGCCGCCGCGGTGGTCGTCGTCGGCGACACGCCGAACGACGTCCAAGCCGCTCTGGCCCACGGTGCCGTCTCGATCGCGGTGGCGACGGGGCTCTACAGCGCCGGCGAACTGCGGGCCGCGGGCGCGCACATCGTGCTGCCGGACCTCGCGGACACCGACGCCGTGCGCACCGCCGTGTTCAGCTGA